One genomic region from Syngnathus typhle isolate RoL2023-S1 ecotype Sweden linkage group LG17, RoL_Styp_1.0, whole genome shotgun sequence encodes:
- the aoc2 gene encoding retina-specific copper amine oxidase, whose protein sequence is MNSLVKWALFLFVLVSLLLNIILIGIYSHRAPKCSAQRAHPLRGKHDERSRVFADLTQDEYLQVQQYMLKQKNLNISTRQLSKPSENFLFLIELFPPKKVDVLSYLDGNASKPVREATVVVFHGSRSYIKEYLVGPLPNPTYHQDITKKKYKTELPINARTVTIGEYDLLTKFLHQKLFSQLPELMRESFGANKKILPFEQMPRGVQSGDRKTWVSFFRNMSGIYIHPVGFEALICHESVNESEWKVEKLLYNGQYFDTVEELRQKYAAGSVKKIVYKEIPDYGSLKPKSKPLQVSPLQYYTEGKRFSVSDNQVLYLDWSFAFGLSSLTGMRVFDVRFKGERIAYELSVQEAMSVYGSVTPGMIITKFLDSSIGIGRFAHELVRGTDCPHEATYVDTYRYIDVNSPVRFRNSICVFEHNFGQPLRRHFCDFFSTGYGGMVNSALVFRTITAIGNYDYMWDFIFYQSGSVEMKVHATGYISSSYLVNGSLKHGHQVAENVLGNIHTHFINFKVDLDVLGVKNIFQTKDMEFVNVTLPWMPDHHAMVPHLVEKQLKTEKEAALRHGTKTPRYLHIASNKTNAWGHQRSYRLQVISFTGDHLPESETVERAISWARYKVAITKHKESEQTSSSLYNQNNMWNPAVDFSKYIEDNENIENEDLVAWVTTGFLHIPHAEDIPNTVTVGNGGGVLLRPHNYFNEDPSIHSTDGVYISSGSEESCEYNRMGCLAQETCSPVLEPFTYNGFEGVMKFED, encoded by the exons ATGAACTCGCTGGTAAAATGGGCGCTGTTTCTTTTTGTACTCGTATCTCTCCTTTTGAATATTATTCTAATTGGAATATATTCTCACCGCGCTCCCAAATGTTCCGCTCAGCGCGCGCATCCTCTGAGGGGAAAACACGATGAGCGCAGCCGCGTGTTTGCAGACCTTACTCAGGATGAGTACTTGCAGGTCCAGCAGTATATGCTCAAACAGAAGAACTTAAATATATCAACCAGGCAGCTGTCCAAACCCTCAGAAAACTTCTTGTTCTTAATCGAACTTTTTCCGCCCAAGAAAGTGGACGTGTTGTCCTACTTGGATGGGAACGCTTCCAAGCCCGTGCGCGAAGCCACCGTGGTGGTCTTCCACGGTTCGAGGAGCTACATTAAGGAGTATTTAGTGGGGCCTCTTCCGAACCCCACATACCATCAAGATATCACCAAGAAGAAGTACAAGACAGAACTTCCTATTAACGCGCGCACGGTCACCATCGGAGAATATGACTTGTTGACAAAGTTTCTGCACCAAAAATTATTCTCCCAGCTGCCGGAACTCATGAGAGAGAGCTTCGGCGCCAACAAGAAGATCCTCCCGTTTGAGCAAATGCCCCGAGGAGTGCAATCTGGAGACAGAAAAACCTGGGTCTCTTTCTTCAGGAATATGAGCGGCATCTACATCCACCCGGTGGGTTTTGAGGCGCTCATTTGTCACGAGAGCGTAAATGAATCCGAATGGAAAGTGGAGAAACTTTTGTATAATGGTCAGTATTTCGACACGGTGGAAGAACTTCGACAGAAATATGCTGCTGGATCTGTTAAGAAAATCGTTTATAAGGAGATACCTGATTATGGTTCTCTGAAACCCAAGAGCAAGCCTCTGCAGGTTAGCCCGCTGCAGTATTACACAGAAGGAAAACGCTTCAGCGTCAGTGACAACCAAGTCCTGTACCTGGACTGGAGTTTTGCTTTTGGTTTGAGTTCCCTCACTGGGATGCGGGTCTTCGACGTGCGCTTCAAGGGTGAGCGGATTGCGTATGAGCTGAGCGTACAGGAAGCCATGTCGGTGTACGGGTCAGTGACCCCGGGGATGATTATCACCAAGTTTTTAGACTCCAGTATCGGGATTGGTCGATTCGCACATGAACTTGTCCGTGGTACTGATTGCCCACACGAAGCCACCTATGTGGACACATACCGATATATCGACGTAAACTCACCGGTTCGATTCAGGAATTCCATATGTGTTTTTGAGCACAACTTTGGTCAGCCTCTAAGGAGACACTTCTGTGATTTTTTTAGTACGGGTTATGGAGGGATGGTGAACAGCGCTTTGGTGTTCAGGACAATCACTGCAATCGGAAATTACGATTACATGTGGGATTTTATTTTCTACCAAAGTGGATCTGTTGAAATGAAGGTGCACGCCACGGGATATATTTCGTCGTCTTATCTGGTGAACGGGAGTTTGAAACATGGACACCAGGTAGCAGAAAATGTCCTGGGAAATATCCATACGCATTTCATCAACTTCAAGGTGGATCTGGATGTTTTAG gagTGAAGAATATATTCCAAACCAAAGATATGGAATTTGTGAATGTGACATTACCATGGATGCCCGATCATCATGCTATGGTACCTCATTTGGTGGAAAAGCAACTTAAAACAGAAAAG GAGGCAGCTCTTCGTCATGGTACAAAAACTCCTCGTTATCTGCACATTGCAAGCAACAAAACCAACGCTTGGGGTCATCAGCGTTCATATAGACTTCAAGTTATAAGCTTCACTGGAGATCATCTCCCAGAGAGTGAGACAGTGGAACGAGCCATTTCCTGGGCCAG GTATAAGGTTGCCATCACCAAGCATAAGGAGTCAGAGCAGACCAGCAGTAGTTTGTATAATCAAAACAATATGTGGAACCCAGCAGTTGACTTCAGCAAATACATCGAAGACAATGAAAACATTGAAAATGAG GATTTGGTTGCCTGGGTAACCACTGGATTTCTCCACATCCCACATGCGGAGGATATCCCCAACACTGTAACTGTGGGGAATGGCGGCGGCGTTTTACTGCGACCCCATAACTACTTTAATGAGGACCCTTCTATTCATTCTACTGATGGGGTCTACATAAGTTCAGGTAGTGAAGAAAGCTGTGAATACAACAGGATGGGCTGCCTTGCTCAAGAGACCTGCAGCCCTGTACTGGAACCCTTCACATATAATGGCTTTGAAGGAGTCATGAAGTTCGAGGACtga
- the LOC133170354 gene encoding apoptosis regulator BAX-like isoform X2, producing the protein MACEGNGISDQRIGEALIKEVIEEELKDVPAEDIPPLTPLAVEIENTQEKKLVTQLGKIIRIVGDKVKHDKELQDAIDGLTYLDGSMWENFKKVANKVIEQGITWESIAVLFYVAGKLALKMVEAHLPQSVREILNWTVDYFRTYLLGWIREHGGWINSFSELATTSMQNVGFNRPHYSVVLIFCSGLLIGSLFTWRVSRG; encoded by the exons ATGGCTTGCGAAGGAAATGGTATATCAG ATCAGAGGATCGGAGAAGCACTGATAAAGGA GGTTATAGAAGAAGAGCTTAAGGATGTGCCCGCAGAAGATATCCCTCCTCTCACTCCACTGGCTGTGGAAATAGAAAATACTCAGGAGAAGAAGCTTGTGACCCAGTTGGGCAAAATTATCCGAATTGTTGGTGACAAGGTGAAACATGACAAGGAGTTGCAGGA TGCAATTGATGGTTTAACCTATCTGGATGGATCCATGTGGGAAAATTTCAAGAAAGTGGCCAATAAGGTCATTGAACAAGGCATTACTTGGGAGAGCATAGCTGTGCTCTTCTATGTAGCAGGGAAGCTAGCACTCAAG ATGGTGGAGGCTCATCTGCCACAGTCAGTGAGGGAGATCCTGAATTGGACAGTGGATTACTTTCGGACGTACCTACTCGGCTGGATTCGGGAACATGGTGGATGG ATCAACAGTTTCTCTGAGTTGGCAACAACCTCCATGCAGAATGTGGGATTTAACCGTCCACACTATAGCGTGGTCCTCATATTTTGCAGTGGCCTCCTCATAGGAAGTTTGTTTACCTGGAGGGTGAGCAGAGGCTGA
- the nbr1b gene encoding next to BRCA1 gene 1 protein isoform X2: protein MDFCINVKVNFRGNSKNFLLSGSETKSWDSMEAMVKRSFGLCSLQLTYFDEENEEVSINSQAEYEEALKSAARQGNRLHMNVYETRGQPARISTGKTGAEPKRGFRPPQHCPALAQVVSRKVQAAVPEQGMVIMKEVKGVKEEDKTPPAWFTSYMEKFKDQVVREAVEKICREFSGQCCIHKPLSGAGASRGDGIAGGAVVPEVSSSTLPGAPSSTLPCSSCRGQTTGGGYQCSVCTSCTLCEPCSFSHDPSHNLVRARTPLSIPEHGSPAPDHSRFYRRGDRSFRKAEKQRLKAEKRLLKAEVKEIRKQLRMERRGIQWSSSQRDGSSSPVLLQPRATQHNSPERPKRPCPLMVPSMTATFLDENLPDGTRLRPGTKFIKYWKMRNTGTMSWSSDTKLKFMWGNLAVGSGDRWREVSVPFLQPGQVGIVSVALCAPSVEGSYTSHWRLAHAGEQFGPRVWCSIVVDPLAPAPMMADGILVSPCITPQGKNPVQKDGKVSTASRKQPPLSVDSGEEYYIPSVDLLTAQDLLSFELLDINIVQELESVPNNTPADMTPCISPLPQDAHLRDKSSPSLGLIQEETEIINSIMDVSHGVGSGAEDSGVPAQEEGEEDISSTQFVCETVIRSMTLEEGPDHTPIRASCSGAVVRPSVQIGSCVKSKAVKPEELLDSCHNPLKPPAMLKSSLSSPMKASLPAPLSMVPAQVAGPSSVPITPNTPSMPSARQQSATIGECEGPRKDCAGEQSKGRESEKEPELKEGLKKKEGMRSRSSSTSSEEYIIILPDCFDTSRPLGESMYSSALSQPGDIPPNTPADPEILTCEHPSGTLEQEGKAHDITATLGTGTLSNSSANDMLCTSQTLDDEPLTPEVVAPPTAILTPGPENTEESKENVPAGEETERSKLYQMEDALGAEKKLSEGSEDTEVACSGDPSHPGVTSDLVKGALSVAASAYKALFTGQGPTQPPLDESTQETMMAVLVEMGFGDRALNQRLLKKHNYNLLDVVNELIQLTDNDWYSTRY from the exons ATGGATTTCTGCATCAACGTAAAGGTGAATTTCAGGGGAAATTCCAAGAATTTCCTCCTGTCGGGATCCGAAACCAAAAGCTGGGACTCGATGGAGGCCATG GTTAAGCGTTCCTTTGGCTTATGCAGCCTTCAGCTAACCTATTTCGACGAGGAGAACGAAGAG GTTTCCATTAACAGCCAAG CTGAGTATGAAGAAGCCCTCAAG AGTGCAGCAAGACAGGGAAATCGACTGCACATGAATGTGTATGAGACCCGCGGTCAACCAGCGAGGATCTCCACTGGCAAGACTGGTGCAGAACCAAAGCGAGGCTTTAGACCCCCTCAGCACTGTCCTGCTCTTGCCCAGGTGGTCAGTCGCAAGGTTCAGGCGGCCGTGCCAGAACAGGGCATG GTGATCATGAAAGAAGTGAAAGGGGTAAAAGAAGAAGATAAGACTCCCCCAGCTTGGTTCACGTCTTACATGGAGAAG TTCAAGGACCAGGTGGTTCGTGAGGCCGTGGAGAAAATTTGCCGGGAGTTCTCTGGACAGTGCTGCATCCATAAGCCCCTGAGTGGAGCAGGGGCAAGTCGAGGGGATGGAATAGCTGGAGGTGCCGTGGTACCGGAGGTTTCTTCCTCAACCCTACCCGGAGCTCCGTCTTCCACTCTTCCCTGCTCTTCTTGCAGGGGACAGACTACAGGAGGAGGCTACCAATGCAG cGTGTGTACATCTTGTACTCTATGTGAGCCTTGCAGTTTCTCCCATGATCCTAGTCACAATTTGGTGAGGGCCAGAACTCCTCTCTCAATACCTGAACATGGATCACCTGCCCCTGACCACAGCAG ATTCTACAGGCGAGGCGACCGTAGCTTCCGGAAGGCTGAAAAGCAGCggttgaaagcagaaaagcgcCTTTTGAAAGCAGAAGTGAAAGAGATCCGTAAACAGTTAAGGATGGAGAGGCGTGGCATACAATGGAGCTCCTCTCAGAGAGATGGAAGTTCTTCTCCTGTACTTCTTCAGCCTCGAGCCACACAGCACAATAGCCCTGA GCGACCAAAACGCCCCTGTCCCCTGATGGTTCCAAGCATGACAGCGACATTTCTGGATGAAAACCTTCCCGATGGAACCCGTCTACGTCCCGGAACCAAGTTCATCAAGTACTGGAAGATGAGGAACACAGGGACAATGAGTTGGAGCTCTGATACAAAG TTGAAGTTCATGTGGGGAAACCTGGCAGTGGGATCCGGTGATCGTTGGAGAGAAGTGTCTGTTCCTTTTCTACAGCCTGGCCAG GTTGGTATCGTGAGTGTAGCGTTATGTGCTCCATCTGTGGAGGGATCCTACACCTCCCACTGGCGCCTTGCCCATGCTGGAGAGCAATTCGGACCCAGGGTTTGGTGTAGCATTGTCGTTGACCCTTTGGCCCCTGCCCCCATGATGGCTGATGGGATACTCGTTTCTCCGTGTATTACACCACAG GGTAAAAACCCAGTACAAAAGGATGGAAAGGTTTCTACAGCCTCCCGAAAGCAGCCTCCACTTTCAGTAGACAGCGGGGAAGAATATTACATCCCTTCTGTGGACCTACTCACAGCACAG GATCTTCTGTCTTTTGAGTTGCTGGATATCAACATTGTTCAAGAGTTGGAGAGTGTCCCGAATAACACTCCAGCAG ACATGACTCCCTGCATCTCCCCTCTTCCTCAAGATGCCCACCTACGGGACAAAAGCAGCCCTTCTTTGGGGCTGATTCAAGAAGAGACCGAAATCATCAATAGCATAATGG ATGTATCTCACGGGGTGGGTTCTGGTGCTGAGGATAGCGGAGTACCAGCAcaagaggagggggaggaggacatCAGCAGTACTCAGTTTGTTTGTGAAACTGTCATTCGCTCAATGACCTTGGAGGAGGGTCCTGACCATACCCCAATTAGAGCGTCCTGCTCCGGAGCAG TGGTGCGTCCATCTGTTCAAATTGGCTCCTGCGTGAAAAGCAAAGCGGTGAAACCGGAGGAACTCTTGGATAGTTGCCACAATCCTTTGAAACCACCAGCTATGCTGAAGTCTTCTTTATCATCTCCCATGAAAGCATCCCTACCAGCTCCTCTATCGATGGTCCCAGCTCAGGTGGCTGGACCCAGCTCAGTACCAATAACACCCAACACTCCATCGATGCCCTCTGCACGACAGCAGTCCGCGACTATAG GTGAATGCGAGGGTCCTCGCAAAGACTGCGCCGGTGAGCAGTCCAAAGGGAGGGAAAGTGAGAAAGAACCAGAATTAAAAGAAGGATTGAAGAAGAAAGAAGGGATGAGGAGTCGCTCCTCCTCAACGTCCTCCGAGGAATACATCATCATCCTTCCTGACTGCTTTGACACCAGTCGGCCACTAGGGGAGTCCATGTACAG CTCTGCACTGTCTCAACCTGGTGACATCCCACCAAATACCCCCGCAGACCCCGAAATCCTTACCTGTGAACACCCAAGCGGTACCTTGGAGCAAGAGGGAAAAGCACACGATATCACAGCCACTCTGGGGACAGGAACATTGAGCAACAGCAGCGCTAACGACATGCTTTGCACATCCCAGACACTCGATGATGAGCCATTGACACCTGAGGTGGTGGCGCCACCTACAGCCATACTTACACCCGG TCCAGAGAACACTGAAGAATCCAAAGAAAATGTTCCAGCTGGGGAAGAAACCGAGCGCTCCAAACTGTATCAAATGGAGGATg CCTTAGGTGCTGAAAAGAAACTTTCAGAAGGATCAGAAGACACCGAGGTAGCCTGTTCTGGGGACCCCAG CCATCCAGGGGTCACCAGTGACCTGGTTAAAGGAGCACTGTCAGTTGCTGCTTCTGCCTACAAAGCTTTATTTACAGGACAAGGCCCGACACAG cctCCATTAGATGAGTCCACGCAAGAGACTATGATGGCCGTACTTGTCGAGATGGGATTTGGGGACAGAGCACTCAACCAGCGGCTGCTCAAGAAACATAACTACAACCTCCTAGACGTCGTCAATGAGCTCATCCAGCTGACCGACAATGACTGGTACTCTACACGATACTGA
- the LOC133170354 gene encoding apoptosis regulator BAX-like isoform X1 translates to MVYQIRGSGKKSLPTIANVFYSFTDQRIGEALIKEVIEEELKDVPAEDIPPLTPLAVEIENTQEKKLVTQLGKIIRIVGDKVKHDKELQDAIDGLTYLDGSMWENFKKVANKVIEQGITWESIAVLFYVAGKLALKMVEAHLPQSVREILNWTVDYFRTYLLGWIREHGGWINSFSELATTSMQNVGFNRPHYSVVLIFCSGLLIGSLFTWRVSRG, encoded by the exons ATGGTATATCAG ATCAGAGGatcggggaaaaaaagtttaccAACTATTGCTAATGTGTTTTATTCATTCACAGATCAGAGGATCGGAGAAGCACTGATAAAGGA GGTTATAGAAGAAGAGCTTAAGGATGTGCCCGCAGAAGATATCCCTCCTCTCACTCCACTGGCTGTGGAAATAGAAAATACTCAGGAGAAGAAGCTTGTGACCCAGTTGGGCAAAATTATCCGAATTGTTGGTGACAAGGTGAAACATGACAAGGAGTTGCAGGA TGCAATTGATGGTTTAACCTATCTGGATGGATCCATGTGGGAAAATTTCAAGAAAGTGGCCAATAAGGTCATTGAACAAGGCATTACTTGGGAGAGCATAGCTGTGCTCTTCTATGTAGCAGGGAAGCTAGCACTCAAG ATGGTGGAGGCTCATCTGCCACAGTCAGTGAGGGAGATCCTGAATTGGACAGTGGATTACTTTCGGACGTACCTACTCGGCTGGATTCGGGAACATGGTGGATGG ATCAACAGTTTCTCTGAGTTGGCAACAACCTCCATGCAGAATGTGGGATTTAACCGTCCACACTATAGCGTGGTCCTCATATTTTGCAGTGGCCTCCTCATAGGAAGTTTGTTTACCTGGAGGGTGAGCAGAGGCTGA
- the nbr1b gene encoding next to BRCA1 gene 1 protein isoform X1, which yields MDFCINVKVNFRGNSKNFLLSGSETKSWDSMEAMVKRSFGLCSLQLTYFDEENEEVSINSQAEYEEALKSAARQGNRLHMNVYETRGQPARISTGKTGAEPKRGFRPPQHCPALAQVVSRKVQAAVPEQGMVIMKEVKGVKEEDKTPPAWFTSYMEKFKDQVVREAVEKICREFSGQCCIHKPLSGAGASRGDGIAGGAVVPEVSSSTLPGAPSSTLPCSSCRGQTTGGGYQCSVCTSCTLCEPCSFSHDPSHNLVRARTPLSIPEHGSPAPDHSRFYRRGDRSFRKAEKQRLKAEKRLLKAEVKEIRKQLRMERRGIQWSSSQRDGSSSPVLLQPRATQHNSPERPKRPCPLMVPSMTATFLDENLPDGTRLRPGTKFIKYWKMRNTGTMSWSSDTKLKFMWGNLAVGSGDRWREVSVPFLQPGQVGIVSVALCAPSVEGSYTSHWRLAHAGEQFGPRVWCSIVVDPLAPAPMMADGILVSPCITPQQGKNPVQKDGKVSTASRKQPPLSVDSGEEYYIPSVDLLTAQDLLSFELLDINIVQELESVPNNTPADMTPCISPLPQDAHLRDKSSPSLGLIQEETEIINSIMDVSHGVGSGAEDSGVPAQEEGEEDISSTQFVCETVIRSMTLEEGPDHTPIRASCSGAVVRPSVQIGSCVKSKAVKPEELLDSCHNPLKPPAMLKSSLSSPMKASLPAPLSMVPAQVAGPSSVPITPNTPSMPSARQQSATIGECEGPRKDCAGEQSKGRESEKEPELKEGLKKKEGMRSRSSSTSSEEYIIILPDCFDTSRPLGESMYSSALSQPGDIPPNTPADPEILTCEHPSGTLEQEGKAHDITATLGTGTLSNSSANDMLCTSQTLDDEPLTPEVVAPPTAILTPGPENTEESKENVPAGEETERSKLYQMEDALGAEKKLSEGSEDTEVACSGDPSHPGVTSDLVKGALSVAASAYKALFTGQGPTQPPLDESTQETMMAVLVEMGFGDRALNQRLLKKHNYNLLDVVNELIQLTDNDWYSTRY from the exons ATGGATTTCTGCATCAACGTAAAGGTGAATTTCAGGGGAAATTCCAAGAATTTCCTCCTGTCGGGATCCGAAACCAAAAGCTGGGACTCGATGGAGGCCATG GTTAAGCGTTCCTTTGGCTTATGCAGCCTTCAGCTAACCTATTTCGACGAGGAGAACGAAGAG GTTTCCATTAACAGCCAAG CTGAGTATGAAGAAGCCCTCAAG AGTGCAGCAAGACAGGGAAATCGACTGCACATGAATGTGTATGAGACCCGCGGTCAACCAGCGAGGATCTCCACTGGCAAGACTGGTGCAGAACCAAAGCGAGGCTTTAGACCCCCTCAGCACTGTCCTGCTCTTGCCCAGGTGGTCAGTCGCAAGGTTCAGGCGGCCGTGCCAGAACAGGGCATG GTGATCATGAAAGAAGTGAAAGGGGTAAAAGAAGAAGATAAGACTCCCCCAGCTTGGTTCACGTCTTACATGGAGAAG TTCAAGGACCAGGTGGTTCGTGAGGCCGTGGAGAAAATTTGCCGGGAGTTCTCTGGACAGTGCTGCATCCATAAGCCCCTGAGTGGAGCAGGGGCAAGTCGAGGGGATGGAATAGCTGGAGGTGCCGTGGTACCGGAGGTTTCTTCCTCAACCCTACCCGGAGCTCCGTCTTCCACTCTTCCCTGCTCTTCTTGCAGGGGACAGACTACAGGAGGAGGCTACCAATGCAG cGTGTGTACATCTTGTACTCTATGTGAGCCTTGCAGTTTCTCCCATGATCCTAGTCACAATTTGGTGAGGGCCAGAACTCCTCTCTCAATACCTGAACATGGATCACCTGCCCCTGACCACAGCAG ATTCTACAGGCGAGGCGACCGTAGCTTCCGGAAGGCTGAAAAGCAGCggttgaaagcagaaaagcgcCTTTTGAAAGCAGAAGTGAAAGAGATCCGTAAACAGTTAAGGATGGAGAGGCGTGGCATACAATGGAGCTCCTCTCAGAGAGATGGAAGTTCTTCTCCTGTACTTCTTCAGCCTCGAGCCACACAGCACAATAGCCCTGA GCGACCAAAACGCCCCTGTCCCCTGATGGTTCCAAGCATGACAGCGACATTTCTGGATGAAAACCTTCCCGATGGAACCCGTCTACGTCCCGGAACCAAGTTCATCAAGTACTGGAAGATGAGGAACACAGGGACAATGAGTTGGAGCTCTGATACAAAG TTGAAGTTCATGTGGGGAAACCTGGCAGTGGGATCCGGTGATCGTTGGAGAGAAGTGTCTGTTCCTTTTCTACAGCCTGGCCAG GTTGGTATCGTGAGTGTAGCGTTATGTGCTCCATCTGTGGAGGGATCCTACACCTCCCACTGGCGCCTTGCCCATGCTGGAGAGCAATTCGGACCCAGGGTTTGGTGTAGCATTGTCGTTGACCCTTTGGCCCCTGCCCCCATGATGGCTGATGGGATACTCGTTTCTCCGTGTATTACACCACAG CAGGGTAAAAACCCAGTACAAAAGGATGGAAAGGTTTCTACAGCCTCCCGAAAGCAGCCTCCACTTTCAGTAGACAGCGGGGAAGAATATTACATCCCTTCTGTGGACCTACTCACAGCACAG GATCTTCTGTCTTTTGAGTTGCTGGATATCAACATTGTTCAAGAGTTGGAGAGTGTCCCGAATAACACTCCAGCAG ACATGACTCCCTGCATCTCCCCTCTTCCTCAAGATGCCCACCTACGGGACAAAAGCAGCCCTTCTTTGGGGCTGATTCAAGAAGAGACCGAAATCATCAATAGCATAATGG ATGTATCTCACGGGGTGGGTTCTGGTGCTGAGGATAGCGGAGTACCAGCAcaagaggagggggaggaggacatCAGCAGTACTCAGTTTGTTTGTGAAACTGTCATTCGCTCAATGACCTTGGAGGAGGGTCCTGACCATACCCCAATTAGAGCGTCCTGCTCCGGAGCAG TGGTGCGTCCATCTGTTCAAATTGGCTCCTGCGTGAAAAGCAAAGCGGTGAAACCGGAGGAACTCTTGGATAGTTGCCACAATCCTTTGAAACCACCAGCTATGCTGAAGTCTTCTTTATCATCTCCCATGAAAGCATCCCTACCAGCTCCTCTATCGATGGTCCCAGCTCAGGTGGCTGGACCCAGCTCAGTACCAATAACACCCAACACTCCATCGATGCCCTCTGCACGACAGCAGTCCGCGACTATAG GTGAATGCGAGGGTCCTCGCAAAGACTGCGCCGGTGAGCAGTCCAAAGGGAGGGAAAGTGAGAAAGAACCAGAATTAAAAGAAGGATTGAAGAAGAAAGAAGGGATGAGGAGTCGCTCCTCCTCAACGTCCTCCGAGGAATACATCATCATCCTTCCTGACTGCTTTGACACCAGTCGGCCACTAGGGGAGTCCATGTACAG CTCTGCACTGTCTCAACCTGGTGACATCCCACCAAATACCCCCGCAGACCCCGAAATCCTTACCTGTGAACACCCAAGCGGTACCTTGGAGCAAGAGGGAAAAGCACACGATATCACAGCCACTCTGGGGACAGGAACATTGAGCAACAGCAGCGCTAACGACATGCTTTGCACATCCCAGACACTCGATGATGAGCCATTGACACCTGAGGTGGTGGCGCCACCTACAGCCATACTTACACCCGG TCCAGAGAACACTGAAGAATCCAAAGAAAATGTTCCAGCTGGGGAAGAAACCGAGCGCTCCAAACTGTATCAAATGGAGGATg CCTTAGGTGCTGAAAAGAAACTTTCAGAAGGATCAGAAGACACCGAGGTAGCCTGTTCTGGGGACCCCAG CCATCCAGGGGTCACCAGTGACCTGGTTAAAGGAGCACTGTCAGTTGCTGCTTCTGCCTACAAAGCTTTATTTACAGGACAAGGCCCGACACAG cctCCATTAGATGAGTCCACGCAAGAGACTATGATGGCCGTACTTGTCGAGATGGGATTTGGGGACAGAGCACTCAACCAGCGGCTGCTCAAGAAACATAACTACAACCTCCTAGACGTCGTCAATGAGCTCATCCAGCTGACCGACAATGACTGGTACTCTACACGATACTGA